In Citrus sinensis cultivar Valencia sweet orange chromosome 4, DVS_A1.0, whole genome shotgun sequence, one DNA window encodes the following:
- the LOC102626457 gene encoding transcription factor MYC2-like: MTDYRLPSTMNLWTDDNGSVMEAFMSSDLTGIWPPSQSSASTADPMKTHISSSSQQQQQQQQFFNQETLQQRLQQLIEGSREGWTYAIFWQSSCDYSGSSMLGWGDGYYKGEGEKGKSSKIKTSSAAEQEHRKKVLRELNSLISGSTSSPTDDAVDEEVTDTEWFFLISMTQSFYVTGGGGGGGLPGQAYFGNSPVWVSGAERLANSGCDRARQGQVFGLQTLVCIPSANGVVELGSTEVIIQNSDLMNKVRFLFNFNGSMEIGTWPSAMQNPDQGENDPSSWINDPSPTPAPTAGFIEIKDSTAAAATTTTTTTTTTTPVIGSGSASNLSKGIHFELPSSVSLTESVDLQHQQIPQTQSFFTRELNFSEYAYDHNSVKNGSSRLFKPESGEILNFAESKRSSCTGNGNNSLLSNHSQFVAEESNKKKRSPTSRGSTEEGMLSFTSGVILPSSGVVKSSGGAGDSDHSDLEASVVKDPDSSRVEPEKKPRKRGRKPANGREEPLNHVEAERQRREKLNQRFYALRAVVPNVSKMDKASLLGDAISYINELRTKLQSAESDKEDLQKELASVKKELAGGGKDSHSGPSTSDQDLKMSNHASKLIDLDIEVKIIGWDAMIRIQSSKKNHPAAKLMEALKELDLEVNHASMSVVNDLMIQQATVKMGSRFYTQEQLKNVLAAKVGDTQ; encoded by the coding sequence ATGACGGACTACCGGTTACCTTCAACGATGAATCTATGGACTGACGATAACGGCTCTGTAATGGAAGCTTTCATGAGCTCTGATTTGACCGGTATTTGGCCACCTTCGCAGTCTTCTGCATCTACAGCCGACCCCATGAAGACTCACATCTCTTCTTCATcccaacaacagcaacaacagcaacaattCTTCAATCAAGAAACACTCCAGCAACGTCTTCAGCAATTGATTGAAGGCTCTCGTGAGGGCTGGACCTACGCCATATTCTGGCAATCCTCGTGCGATTACTCCGGCTCCTCTATGTTAGGATGGGGCGATGGGTATTACAAAGGAGAAggagagaaaggaaaatcatcaaaaattaaaacgtCGTCAGCTGCGGAGCAGGAGCATCGTAAGAAGGTACTGCGCGAACTTAACTCGTTGATTTCTGGATCAACGTCTTCGCCGACTGATGATGCTGTTGATGAAGAGGTTACAGATACAGAATGGTTCTTTTTGATTTCGATGACTCAGTCTTTTTACGTGACCGGAGGCGGTGGCGGTGGCGGGCTGCCGGGTCAAGCGTATTTTGGTAACAGTCCGGTTTGGGTTAGCGGAGCGGAGCGACTGGCGAATTCAGGTTGTGACCGGGCAAGACAGGGGCAGGTTTTCGGGTTACAGACTTTGGTTTGTATACCGTCGGCAAATGGGGTTGTTGAATTGGGGTCCACTGAGGTGATTATTCAAAACTCGGATCTGATGAATAAGGTTcgatttttgtttaattttaatggcaGTATGGAGATTGGTACTTGGCCTTCTGCTATGCAAAACCCGGATCAAGGAGAGAATGATCCATCCTCGTGGATTAATGATCCCAGTCCCACTCCCGCTCCCACTGCGGGTTTCATTGAAATCAAAGACTctactgctgctgctgcaacaacaacaacaacaacaacaacaacaacaacaccAGTAATTGGTTCTGGTTCCGCATCTAATCTTTCAAAAGGAATTCATTTTGAGCTTCCCAGCTCGGTTTCTTTAACTGAAAGCGTTGATTTACAACATCAACAGATTCCGCAGACACAGAGTTTTTTTACCAGAGAACTGAATTTCTCTGAATATGCATATGATCATAACAGTGTGAAGAACGGGAGTTCACGTTTGTTTAAGCCTGAGTCCGGGGAGATATTGAATTTTGCGGAGAGTAAGAGAAGTTCTTGTACTGGTAACGGGAACAACAGTTTGTTATCCAATCACTCCCAATTTGTAGCAGAGGAGAgtaataagaagaaaagatcTCCTACTTCGAGAGGGAGTACTGAAGAGGGGATGCTTTCTTTTACTTCTGGTGTGATTTTGCCATCATCTGGTGTTGTAAAATCAAGTGGTGGTGCTGGTGATTCTGATCATTCCGATCTTGAAGCTTCTGTTGTTAAGGACCCTGATAGTAGCAGGGTTGAACCTGAAAAGAAGCCACGGAAGCGGGGGAGAAAACCCGCAAATGGAAGAGAAGAGCCTTTGAATCATGTGGAAGCTGAGCGTCAAAGAAGAGAGAAGCTTAATCAGAGATTCTACGCTTTGCGAGCTGTTGTGCCTAATGTTTCCAAGATGGACAAAGCTTCACTACTTGGTGATGCAATTTCTTATATCAATGAGCTTAGAACGAAGCTTCAAAGTGCAGAGTCTGATAAAGAGGATTTACAAAAGGAATTGGCATCGGTGAAGAAGGAGTTGGCAGGTGGTGGCAAAGATTCCCATTCAGGGCCTTCAACATCTGATCAAGACCTTAAAATGTCAAACCATGCTAGTAAATTGATTGACTTGGATATTGAGGTGAAGATAATTGGATGGGATGCGATGATTAGGATTCAATCTAGTAAGAAGAACCATCCTGCAGCGAAGTTAATGGAAGCCTTGAAAGAGTTGGACTTGGAAGTGAATCATGCAAGTATGTCTGTGGTGAATGATTTGATGATCCAACAAGCTACTGTAAAGATGGGAAGTCGGTTTTACACGCAGGAGCAGCTAAAGAACGTCCTTGCAGCCAAAGTTGGAGATACCCAATAA